The nucleotide sequence AGGATAAGGGCCAAAATAGCGAGAACCATCTTTTAATAATCTGCGAGTAATTTCTAAACGAGGATACTCCTCCCCTAGGGTTATTCTTAAATAAGGATAACTTTTATCATCTGTTAAACGAATATTATATTTAGGCCGATGTCTTTTAATTAAATTACTTTCTAAAATTAAGGCCTCTATTTCCGAATCAGTTAACAAATATTCCACATCAGCAATATTTTTTACCAAAACCCGTGTCCTAGGTGAAATACTGTGACCAGCGGAAAAATAAGAGGAAACTCGACTGCGTAAATTTAAGGCTTTACCAACATAAATAACACGTCCCCGTTTATTTTTAAATAAATAAACTCCCGTTTTTGCCGGCAGCACAGCCAATTTTTCCGTAAGCAAATTTTTCACCTCTAAAGTACCTTTTTTAGATATTTCCCAGTATAACTAGCCGGATTTTCGGCCAATTCTTCTGGAGTACCCACAGCCACAACACAACCGCCCTGCTGGCCACCTTCAGGACCCAAATCAATACAATAATCTGCAGTTTTAATTACATCCAAATGATGTTCGATTACTAAAACTGTATTCCCCGCATCTACCAAACGTTCCAGCACATTTAACAACTTTTTAATGTCTGCCAAATGCAGCCCGGTAGTAGGTTCATCCAAAATATATAATGTCTGACCCTGATTACGGCGGCTTAATTCCGAGGCCAGTTTTATCCGCTGTGCTTCTCCCCCCGATAAAGTAGTAGCCGGTTGTCCCAAACGCAAATAACCCAAACCCACATCCTGCATTAATTTTAAACGCCGGTAAATTCTTAAATGATGTTGAAAAAACTCTGCAGCCTCATCTACAGTCATTTCTAAAACCTCGGCAATCGATTTCCCTTTATATTTTACTTCTAGTGTTTCCCGCATAAAGCGAGTCCCTTTACAAACTTCACACGACACATAAACATCAGGCAAAAAGTGCATTTCTATTTTAATAATTCCATTTCCCCCACAGGCCTCACAGCGTCCACCGCGTACATTAAAACTAAACCTACCCGGCCGATAACCCCGCATGCGGGCCTCCTTAGTTTGAGCAAACAATTCACGTATCCCATCAAAAGCACCAGTATAAGTAGCAGGATTAGAACGAGGTGTTCTGCCAATAGGAGCCTGATCAATATTCACTACTTTTTCTAAATACTCCAAACCACTAAGTGACTGATAATTACCAGGGCGACAGCGAGCACGATTTAATTTAACAGCCAATGCTTTATAAATAATTTCATTAACCAAAGTACTTTTCCCAGAACCAGAAACACCAGTTACACAAGTAAATACCCCTAGTGGAATACTTACCTCCACATTTTTTAAATTATGTGCTTGGGCACCCCGCACAACCAACCACTGATCATTTAATTTTCGCCTCACTGGAGGTACAAGAATCTGCTTACGACCACTTAAATAATCGGCAGTTAAAGAACCCCGAATTTCCTTTATTTGCTCAAATGTACCTTGGGCGATAATTTTGCCACCATTTACCCCAGCTCCTGGACCAATATCAATAATTTGATCTGCTGCAGCCATCATTTCTTGATCATGTTCAACTACAATTACCGTATTACCTAAATCCCTTAAAGATTTTAAAGTATTTATCAAACGCTGATTATCCCGCTGATGTAAACCAATAGAAGGTTCATCTAAAATATAGAGGACTCCAACTAATCCAGAACCAATCTGAGTCGCCAATCTAATGCGTTGAGCTTCCCCACCAGATAACGTTCCGGAAGTACGCCGTAGAGTTAAATAATCTAAACCTACATCTACCAAAAATTGCAGACGTGCACAAATTTCCTTCAAAACTTGTTGAGCAATAATTTTTTCCCGTTTACTTAATTTTAAAGTTTGAAAAAAATCCAAAGCCTCACCAACCGATAAAGAAGTAATTTCACCAATATTTTTCCCCTCAATCAATACTGCCAAACTTTCCTTTTTTAACCTAAAACCACGACAGGCTGAACAAATAGTTTGACTCATATAAGCTTCCAATTCCCGCCTCACATAACCAGATTTGGTTTCTTGATAACGCCTTTTTAAATTGGGAATTATCCCTTCATAGACCGTATCAAAAACTCTTAATTCACCTTTATGATTATAGTAACTACAGCGAATTTTCTTCTTACCCGCCCCATATAATAATAATTTTTGCTGTGCTGTACTTAATTCATTAAAAGGTATGTTTTGGGGAATTTGAAAATGCTCAACAACCGCCTGCAAAACCCCCTGCTGCCATCTAGTGTTTCTTTTTTGCCAAGGTACAAAAACCCCTTCCGCCAAAGTCTTGCTTTTATCTGGCACTACCAACTGTAAATCAAATTCCTGCATAAATCCCAAACCATCACACTGCGGACAAGCCCCATAAGGACTGTTAAAAGAAAATAAACGCGGTGAAATTTCAGCAAAACTAATCCCACAATCTGGACAAGCAAAATGCTGATTAAATAAAACCTCGTCTTCATTTAACAACACATTGACCAAACCACCACTTAAATTAAGTGCAGTTTCCAAAGAATCGGCTAACCGCGAAGTAATTCCTGGCCGCAAAATAACGCGGTCTACAACCACTTCGATTGTATGCCGCTTTTGTTTATCCAAATACAGTTTTTCATTAATATCTTTAATTTCCCCATTTACCCTCAGCCTGACATAACCCTCTCGGCGTATTTGCTCAATTATTTTCTGAAACTCACCTTTTTTTCCCCGTACAACAGGAGCTAAAATTTGCAAACGCATCCCTTGAGGATAAGTCATTAAACGATCAACCATTTGCTCTACAGTTTGCTGTTCAATCGGCTTACCACAATGATAACAATGCACCTTACCAATACGAGCATATAAAAGACGTAAATAATCATAGATTTCCGTTACCGTACCCACTGTAGAACGGGGATTTTTACTTACAGCCTTTT is from Clostridia bacterium and encodes:
- the uvrA gene encoding excinuclease ABC subunit UvrA, which gives rise to MGQNKIIIKGAREHNLKNIDVEIPRNKLIVITGLSGSGKSSLAFDTIYAEGQRRYVESLSAYARQFLGQMEKPDLDYIAGLSPAIAIDQKAVSKNPRSTVGTVTEIYDYLRLLYARIGKVHCYHCGKPIEQQTVEQMVDRLMTYPQGMRLQILAPVVRGKKGEFQKIIEQIRREGYVRLRVNGEIKDINEKLYLDKQKRHTIEVVVDRVILRPGITSRLADSLETALNLSGGLVNVLLNEDEVLFNQHFACPDCGISFAEISPRLFSFNSPYGACPQCDGLGFMQEFDLQLVVPDKSKTLAEGVFVPWQKRNTRWQQGVLQAVVEHFQIPQNIPFNELSTAQQKLLLYGAGKKKIRCSYYNHKGELRVFDTVYEGIIPNLKRRYQETKSGYVRRELEAYMSQTICSACRGFRLKKESLAVLIEGKNIGEITSLSVGEALDFFQTLKLSKREKIIAQQVLKEICARLQFLVDVGLDYLTLRRTSGTLSGGEAQRIRLATQIGSGLVGVLYILDEPSIGLHQRDNQRLINTLKSLRDLGNTVIVVEHDQEMMAAADQIIDIGPGAGVNGGKIIAQGTFEQIKEIRGSLTADYLSGRKQILVPPVRRKLNDQWLVVRGAQAHNLKNVEVSIPLGVFTCVTGVSGSGKSTLVNEIIYKALAVKLNRARCRPGNYQSLSGLEYLEKVVNIDQAPIGRTPRSNPATYTGAFDGIRELFAQTKEARMRGYRPGRFSFNVRGGRCEACGGNGIIKIEMHFLPDVYVSCEVCKGTRFMRETLEVKYKGKSIAEVLEMTVDEAAEFFQHHLRIYRRLKLMQDVGLGYLRLGQPATTLSGGEAQRIKLASELSRRNQGQTLYILDEPTTGLHLADIKKLLNVLERLVDAGNTVLVIEHHLDVIKTADYCIDLGPEGGQQGGCVVAVGTPEELAENPASYTGKYLKKVL